One window from the genome of Anser cygnoides isolate HZ-2024a breed goose chromosome 8, Taihu_goose_T2T_genome, whole genome shotgun sequence encodes:
- the LOC106042533 gene encoding quinone oxidoreductase-like protein 2 yields MAAAAARRISTLGQASLRGARGYRAALCTELAKPLLLRDLPAPPLQPHQVRVGVHYCGLNFADILACQGLYQDKHTPPFTPGMEFSGTVMETGENVSAVKEGYRVIGVTGTKAMAAECVVDEKMLWQIPDSVSHEDAAVLPIAYGTAWLALCRRARLQPGETVLVTAGAGATGLAIIDLAVNVFQAKVIAAAGSDPKCELALTRGASHGVNYSRGSLREEVKALTGGRGVDVAIEAVGGDVFKAALQSLAWEGRIVVMGFAGGKIPSIPANLLLLKNVSAMGVYCSRYQQEDFPLFSSAISSVLQYCQEGKIHPHIGAVFKLEEVNEAFNHVLQRKSTGKVIISMK; encoded by the exons atggcggcggcggcggcgcggcg GATCAGCACCCTGGGCCAGGCCTCGCTGCGTGGTGCCCGGGGCTACCGAGCGGCTCTGTGCACCGAGCTGGCcaagcccctgctcctgcgggacctcccggcccccccactGCAGCCTCACCAG GTCCGCGTGGGTGTCCATTACTGCGGGTTAAATTTTGCTGACATCTTGGCCTGCCAGGGTCTGTACCAGGACAAACACACTCCTCCGTTCACCCCCG GGATGGAGTTTTCGGGGACTGTAATGGAGACGGGAGAAAACGTTAGTGCCGTGAAGGAG GGATACAGAGTAATCGGTGTGACTGGCACTAAAGCTATGGCAGCGGAGTGTGTCGTTGATGAGAAG ATGCTGTGGCAGATCCCTGACAGTGTCTCCCACGAGGACGCAGCGGTGCTGCCCATCGCCTACGGCACGGCCTGGCTGGCCCTGTGCCGCCGGGCACGGCTGCAGCCAGG GGAAACagtgctggtgacagcaggagctggggccaCTGGGCTTGCCATCATTGATCTGGCTGTCAACGTGTTCCAGGCAAAG GTGatagcagcagctggcagcGACCCCAAATGCGAGCTGGCCCTGACGAGAGGCGCGAGCCATGGGGTGAACTACAGCCGGGGCAGCCTGAGAGAGGAGGTGAAGGCGCTCACAGGCGGCAGAGGGGTCGACGTGGCCATTGAGGCTGTCGGTGGCGACGTCTTCaaggcagctctgcaaag TTTGGCTTGGGAGGGCAGGATTGTGGTGATGGGCTTTGCCGGAGGAAAAATCCCCTCGATTCCTGCCAACCTGCTGCTTCTGAAGAATGTGTCTGCCATGGGAGTGTACTGCAGTCGGTACCAGCAGGaggattttcctcttttttcctctgccatcTCCTCTGTTCTTCAGTATTGCCAGGAGGGAAAGATCCATCCCCACATTGGAGCGGTCTTCAAGCTGGAAGAG GTAAATGAAGCCTTCAACCATGTGCTCCAGCGCAAGTCCACAGGCAAGGTCATCATCTCCATGAAGTAG
- the SEC16B gene encoding protein transport protein Sec16B isoform X1, which produces MKMGKGGCVNHGLKIIIKKNAGKNTLFGGLRGSCASSQVGGDPQGPGVSSSSTDLAGPRAEELLPFVPCGGSGLWQWRLGSGRRAPAASQQASEAPRIFRMEPWAPLRPPLPRQGRAAWGEKWAVWAEGHHGPPPRWPVLHAGPPPRPGSWEQGHPPGRDTRRPASRAESYESGHPFRPYSRQGHEDPHWQYPAAAYGDNHAYQSHQWQPVAWQGDRDVRYSEPYGKSSAYRDQHYHRGYHPNLATSPPGQDRPQSYDVYKEGSRRSWAGGEASGQPREPSLLLQYRESGLSSSGYELSQYIRDGADHCDTAFSESWSPAQGGGPSVSSLLAPPKFSLPHRAVCFGAGGQLVLVCPHSPAEGQRPLVKLHSLEVILHGTKEQEELQAFPGPLAREDLHKVDVMTFCQQKIATSCDLSTQRGRDSALLWKLLVLLCRQNGSMVGSDVAELLMQDRRHQEKYKRQNPMENPTSLAEDEWRQPGTLDLITGEVPPVVETQAQIVEKFTKLLYYGRKKDALLWAMRNQLWGHALFLSSKMDPRTYSWVLTGFTSTLATNDPLQTLFQLMSGRIPQVAQSCGDAKWGDWRPHLAVLLSNKVGDMELNHRAIITMGDSLAGRGAVEAAHFCYLMADIPFGYFGAKADRMALLGSSHRQAFAQFASTEAIQRMEIFEYCQQLRQPKSFLLPFQVYKLLYASRLADHGLPAQALNYCEHIATVLLGQDPASHPVLAQQLVKLAERLKLCDPLLLEMPEQDQALEPEWLLQLRAHCQHWETEDDLTPEVAPTQPELSWAAASTAGGEPNHELPPNDGYQQELWHQPVPPVPPQGPSPHQDVSIQPLAPAEVAVLGMGPATSPGGLSSEPSPQVVPPAGDAGEPQDAHEVQQHPSLPAEPQGLSTRARSVSESSTISQEEGSQLSSDSAPEEPAAEVTPGEDKSSGFRWFGWFRSKPTTEASSKATSAADCPTPEPQERMSPSPPDSAPAAGMSPSASPLPTSRNPVSIDMKGPWAMDSHKAGDQPGSNQPPLGTIPLFNPAEISQLTTARPSQPRLLSQRRYPNPL; this is translated from the exons ATGAAGATGGGCAAGGGAGGATGCGTGAACCatggcttaaaaataataataaaaaagaatgcaggaaaaaatacGCTTTTTGGGGGGCTCAGGGGCTCGTGTGCTTCCTCTCAGGTGGGAGGGGATCCCCAGGGGCCCGgcgtcagcagcagcagcaccgacCTGGCTGGTCCCCGGgcggaggagctgctgccctttGTCCCCTGCGGTGGCAGTGGACTTTGGCAGTGGCGCCTGGGGAGCGGAAGAAGGGCCCCAGCGGCCTCCCAGCAG GCCTCTGAAGCCCCTCGGATCTTCCGGATGGAGCCCTGGGCCCCCCTGAGGCCGCCCCTGCCTCGGCAGGGCCGCGCAGCCTGGGGCGAGAAGTGGGCTGTGTGGGCAGAGGGCCACCATGGGCCACCTCCCCGGTGGCCTGTCCTCCACGCGGGTCCCCCGCCTCGTCCCGGCTCCTGGGAGCAGGGCCACCCCCCCGGCAGGGACACGCGCCGCCCGGCATCCCGGGCAGAGAGCTACGAGAGCGGCCACCCCTTCAGGCCCTACTCCAG GCAAGGACATGAAGACCCCCACTGGCAGTACCCAGCGGCCGCCTACGGGGACAACCACGCTTACCAAAGCCACCAGTGGCAGCCTGTGGCCTGGCAGGGTGACAGAG ACGTGAGATACAGTGAACCCTACGGCAAGAGCAGCGCCTACCGGGACCAGCACTACCACAGGGGCTACCACCCCAACCTGGCCACCAGCCCACCCGGGCAGGACAG GCCCCAGAGCTACGACGTGTACAAGGAGGGCTCCAGGCGGTCGTGGGCAGGGGGGGAGGCCAGTGGCCAGCCCCGAGAG cccagcctgctcctgcagtaCCGCGAGTCGGGGCTCAGCTCCAGCGGCTACGAGCTCAGCCAGTACATCCGCGACGGAGCCGACCACTGCGACACCGCGTTTTCGGAGAGCTGGAGCCCAGCGCAGGGAG GGGGGCCTTCGGTGTCCAGCCTTCTGGCACCCCCCAAGTTCTCGCTGCCGCACAGGGCGGTGTGctttggggctggagggcagctggtgctggtgtgtccccacagccctgctgagggGCAGAGGCCCCTGGTCAAGCTGCACAGCCTGGAG GTAATCCTTCACGGCACgaaagagcaggaggagctgcaggcctTCCCAGGGCCACTGGCCAG GGAAGATCTGCACAAGGTGGATGTGATGACATTTTGCCAGCAGAAGATAGCCACAAGCTGTGATCTCTCAACACAAAGAGGCAGAGATTCAGCTCTTCTCTGGAAACTCCTGGTCCTCCTCTGCCGGCAGAACGGG TCCATGGTGGGCTCAGACGTGGCCGAGCTGCTGATGCAAGACCGCAGGCACCAGGAGAAGTACAAGAGGCAAAACCCCATGGAGAACCCAACCAGCCTGGCGGAGGATGAGTGGCGCCAGCCGGGGACACTGGACCTCATTACAGGAGAAGTCCCTCCCGTCGTGGAGACGCAGGCGCAGATAGTGGAGAAGTTCACCAAGCTCCTCTACTACGGCAGAAAGAAA GACGCCCTGCTCTGGGCCATGAGAAACCAGCTGTGGGGCCATGctctcttcctctccagcaAGATGGACCCGCGGACCTACAGCTGGGTGCTCACTGG GTTCACCAGCACACTGGCCACCAACGACCCGCTGCAGACCCTCTTCCAGCTCATGTCGGGAAGGATCCCACAGGTGGCACAG aGCTGCGGGGATGCCAAGTGGGGAGACTGGAGGccccacctggccgtgctgctgtcCAACAAGGTGGGAGACATGGAGCTGAACCACCGGGCCATCATCACCATGGGGGACAGCTTGG CTGGCCGGGGAGCCGTGGAAGCAGCTCACTTCTGCTACCTGATGGCAGATATTCCTTTCGGTTACTTCGGGGCGAAGGCAGACCGCATGGcgctgctgggcagcagccacCG GCAGGCATTTGCCCAGTTCGCCAGCACGGAGGCCATCCAGCGCATGGAAATCTTCGAGTATTGCCAGCAGCTGCGGCAGCCCAAATCCTTCCTGCTCCCCTTCCAG GTGTACAAGCTCCTCTATGCCTCTCGCCTGGCCGACCACGGGCTCCCAGCCCAGGCCCTGAACTACTGCGAGCACATCGCCACCGTGCTCCTGGGACAGGATCCGGCCAGCCACCCCGTCCTGGCCCAGCAGCTGGTGAAG ctggccGAGCGGCTGAAGCTCTGCGACccgctgctgctggagatgcCCGAACAGGACCAGGCGCTGGAGCCAgagtggctgctgcagctccgagcccactgccagcactgggag ACGGAGGACGACCTCACTCCAGAGGTAGCACCGACCCAGCCGGAGCTCTCCTGGGCTGCTGCGTCCACCGCAG GCGGAGAGCCCAACCATGAGCTACCCCCAAACGATGGCTaccagcaggagctgtggcaCCAGCCTGTCCCCCCTGTGCCACCACAGGGACCCAGTCCCCACCAGGATGTGTCCATCCAGCCCCTGGCACCTGCTGAAGTTGCAGTGCTGGGCATGGGACCGGCCACCTCTCCAGGAGGACTTTCCTCTGAGCCCTCTCCGCAGGTGGTGCCACCAGCAG gagatgctggagagccCCAAGACGCCCATGAGGTGCAGCAGCATCCGTCCCTGCCAGCAGAGCCA CAGGGGTTAAGCACGAGAGCTCGCTCAGTCTCGGAGAGCTCGACCATCTCCCAGGAGGAAGGCAGCCAGCTGTCCTCGGACAGCGCACCCGAGGAGCCAGCGGCGGAGGTGACGCCGGGTGAGGACAAG AGCTCTGGATTCAGGTGGTTTGGCTGGTTTCGGTCGAAGCCCACTACGGAAGCCTCTTCCAAAGCCACGTCTGCTGCAGACTGCCCCACACCAGAACCACAG GAACGGATGTCGCCATCCCCACCTGACTCTGCTCCTGCGGCTGGGATGAGTCCTTCAGCCTCCCCGTTGCCTACCTCCAGAAACCCCG TGTCCATTGACATGAAGGGCCCGTGGGCTATGGACAGTCACAAGGCCGGAGATCAG CCCGGCTCCAACCAACCACCGCTGGGGACAATCCCGCTTTTCAACCCTGCCGAGATCTCCCAG CTCACCACCGCCCGACCCAGCCAACCCAGGCTGCTCTCCCAGCGCCGCTACCCCAACCCTTTGTGA
- the SEC16B gene encoding protein transport protein Sec16B isoform X2, which translates to MKMGKGGCVNHGLKIIIKKNAGKNTLFGGLRGSCASSQVGGDPQGPGVSSSSTDLAGPRAEELLPFVPCGGSGLWQWRLGSGRRAPAASQQASEAPRIFRMEPWAPLRPPLPRQGRAAWGEKWAVWAEGHHGPPPRWPVLHAGPPPRPGSWEQGHPPGRDTRRPASRAESYESGHPFRPYSRQGHEDPHWQYPAAAYGDNHAYQSHQWQPVAWQGDRDVRYSEPYGKSSAYRDQHYHRGYHPNLATSPPGQDRPQSYDVYKEGSRRSWAGGEASGQPREPSLLLQYRESGLSSSGYELSQYIRDGADHCDTAFSESWSPAQGGGPSVSSLLAPPKFSLPHRAVCFGAGGQLVLVCPHSPAEGQRPLVKLHSLEVILHGTKEQEELQAFPGPLAREDLHKVDVMTFCQQKIATSCDLSTQRGRDSALLWKLLVLLCRQNGSMVGSDVAELLMQDRRHQEKYKRQNPMENPTSLAEDEWRQPGTLDLITGEVPPVVETQAQIVEKFTKLLYYGRKKDALLWAMRNQLWGHALFLSSKMDPRTYSWVLTGFTSTLATNDPLQTLFQLMSGRIPQVAQSCGDAKWGDWRPHLAVLLSNKVGDMELNHRAIITMGDSLAGRGAVEAAHFCYLMADIPFGYFGAKADRMALLGSSHRQAFAQFASTEAIQRMEIFEYCQQLRQPKSFLLPFQVYKLLYASRLADHGLPAQALNYCEHIATVLLGQDPASHPVLAQQLVKLAERLKLCDPLLLEMPEQDQALEPEWLLQLRAHCQHWETEDDLTPEVAPTQPELSWAAASTAGGEPNHELPPNDGYQQELWHQPVPPVPPQGPSPHQDVSIQPLAPAEVAVLGMGPATSPGGLSSEPSPQVVPPAGDAGEPQDAHEVQQHPSLPAEPGLSTRARSVSESSTISQEEGSQLSSDSAPEEPAAEVTPGEDKSSGFRWFGWFRSKPTTEASSKATSAADCPTPEPQERMSPSPPDSAPAAGMSPSASPLPTSRNPVSIDMKGPWAMDSHKAGDQPGSNQPPLGTIPLFNPAEISQLTTARPSQPRLLSQRRYPNPL; encoded by the exons ATGAAGATGGGCAAGGGAGGATGCGTGAACCatggcttaaaaataataataaaaaagaatgcaggaaaaaatacGCTTTTTGGGGGGCTCAGGGGCTCGTGTGCTTCCTCTCAGGTGGGAGGGGATCCCCAGGGGCCCGgcgtcagcagcagcagcaccgacCTGGCTGGTCCCCGGgcggaggagctgctgccctttGTCCCCTGCGGTGGCAGTGGACTTTGGCAGTGGCGCCTGGGGAGCGGAAGAAGGGCCCCAGCGGCCTCCCAGCAG GCCTCTGAAGCCCCTCGGATCTTCCGGATGGAGCCCTGGGCCCCCCTGAGGCCGCCCCTGCCTCGGCAGGGCCGCGCAGCCTGGGGCGAGAAGTGGGCTGTGTGGGCAGAGGGCCACCATGGGCCACCTCCCCGGTGGCCTGTCCTCCACGCGGGTCCCCCGCCTCGTCCCGGCTCCTGGGAGCAGGGCCACCCCCCCGGCAGGGACACGCGCCGCCCGGCATCCCGGGCAGAGAGCTACGAGAGCGGCCACCCCTTCAGGCCCTACTCCAG GCAAGGACATGAAGACCCCCACTGGCAGTACCCAGCGGCCGCCTACGGGGACAACCACGCTTACCAAAGCCACCAGTGGCAGCCTGTGGCCTGGCAGGGTGACAGAG ACGTGAGATACAGTGAACCCTACGGCAAGAGCAGCGCCTACCGGGACCAGCACTACCACAGGGGCTACCACCCCAACCTGGCCACCAGCCCACCCGGGCAGGACAG GCCCCAGAGCTACGACGTGTACAAGGAGGGCTCCAGGCGGTCGTGGGCAGGGGGGGAGGCCAGTGGCCAGCCCCGAGAG cccagcctgctcctgcagtaCCGCGAGTCGGGGCTCAGCTCCAGCGGCTACGAGCTCAGCCAGTACATCCGCGACGGAGCCGACCACTGCGACACCGCGTTTTCGGAGAGCTGGAGCCCAGCGCAGGGAG GGGGGCCTTCGGTGTCCAGCCTTCTGGCACCCCCCAAGTTCTCGCTGCCGCACAGGGCGGTGTGctttggggctggagggcagctggtgctggtgtgtccccacagccctgctgagggGCAGAGGCCCCTGGTCAAGCTGCACAGCCTGGAG GTAATCCTTCACGGCACgaaagagcaggaggagctgcaggcctTCCCAGGGCCACTGGCCAG GGAAGATCTGCACAAGGTGGATGTGATGACATTTTGCCAGCAGAAGATAGCCACAAGCTGTGATCTCTCAACACAAAGAGGCAGAGATTCAGCTCTTCTCTGGAAACTCCTGGTCCTCCTCTGCCGGCAGAACGGG TCCATGGTGGGCTCAGACGTGGCCGAGCTGCTGATGCAAGACCGCAGGCACCAGGAGAAGTACAAGAGGCAAAACCCCATGGAGAACCCAACCAGCCTGGCGGAGGATGAGTGGCGCCAGCCGGGGACACTGGACCTCATTACAGGAGAAGTCCCTCCCGTCGTGGAGACGCAGGCGCAGATAGTGGAGAAGTTCACCAAGCTCCTCTACTACGGCAGAAAGAAA GACGCCCTGCTCTGGGCCATGAGAAACCAGCTGTGGGGCCATGctctcttcctctccagcaAGATGGACCCGCGGACCTACAGCTGGGTGCTCACTGG GTTCACCAGCACACTGGCCACCAACGACCCGCTGCAGACCCTCTTCCAGCTCATGTCGGGAAGGATCCCACAGGTGGCACAG aGCTGCGGGGATGCCAAGTGGGGAGACTGGAGGccccacctggccgtgctgctgtcCAACAAGGTGGGAGACATGGAGCTGAACCACCGGGCCATCATCACCATGGGGGACAGCTTGG CTGGCCGGGGAGCCGTGGAAGCAGCTCACTTCTGCTACCTGATGGCAGATATTCCTTTCGGTTACTTCGGGGCGAAGGCAGACCGCATGGcgctgctgggcagcagccacCG GCAGGCATTTGCCCAGTTCGCCAGCACGGAGGCCATCCAGCGCATGGAAATCTTCGAGTATTGCCAGCAGCTGCGGCAGCCCAAATCCTTCCTGCTCCCCTTCCAG GTGTACAAGCTCCTCTATGCCTCTCGCCTGGCCGACCACGGGCTCCCAGCCCAGGCCCTGAACTACTGCGAGCACATCGCCACCGTGCTCCTGGGACAGGATCCGGCCAGCCACCCCGTCCTGGCCCAGCAGCTGGTGAAG ctggccGAGCGGCTGAAGCTCTGCGACccgctgctgctggagatgcCCGAACAGGACCAGGCGCTGGAGCCAgagtggctgctgcagctccgagcccactgccagcactgggag ACGGAGGACGACCTCACTCCAGAGGTAGCACCGACCCAGCCGGAGCTCTCCTGGGCTGCTGCGTCCACCGCAG GCGGAGAGCCCAACCATGAGCTACCCCCAAACGATGGCTaccagcaggagctgtggcaCCAGCCTGTCCCCCCTGTGCCACCACAGGGACCCAGTCCCCACCAGGATGTGTCCATCCAGCCCCTGGCACCTGCTGAAGTTGCAGTGCTGGGCATGGGACCGGCCACCTCTCCAGGAGGACTTTCCTCTGAGCCCTCTCCGCAGGTGGTGCCACCAGCAG gagatgctggagagccCCAAGACGCCCATGAGGTGCAGCAGCATCCGTCCCTGCCAGCAGAGCCA GGGTTAAGCACGAGAGCTCGCTCAGTCTCGGAGAGCTCGACCATCTCCCAGGAGGAAGGCAGCCAGCTGTCCTCGGACAGCGCACCCGAGGAGCCAGCGGCGGAGGTGACGCCGGGTGAGGACAAG AGCTCTGGATTCAGGTGGTTTGGCTGGTTTCGGTCGAAGCCCACTACGGAAGCCTCTTCCAAAGCCACGTCTGCTGCAGACTGCCCCACACCAGAACCACAG GAACGGATGTCGCCATCCCCACCTGACTCTGCTCCTGCGGCTGGGATGAGTCCTTCAGCCTCCCCGTTGCCTACCTCCAGAAACCCCG TGTCCATTGACATGAAGGGCCCGTGGGCTATGGACAGTCACAAGGCCGGAGATCAG CCCGGCTCCAACCAACCACCGCTGGGGACAATCCCGCTTTTCAACCCTGCCGAGATCTCCCAG CTCACCACCGCCCGACCCAGCCAACCCAGGCTGCTCTCCCAGCGCCGCTACCCCAACCCTTTGTGA
- the SEC16B gene encoding protein transport protein Sec16B isoform X3 translates to MEPWAPLRPPLPRQGRAAWGEKWAVWAEGHHGPPPRWPVLHAGPPPRPGSWEQGHPPGRDTRRPASRAESYESGHPFRPYSRQGHEDPHWQYPAAAYGDNHAYQSHQWQPVAWQGDRDVRYSEPYGKSSAYRDQHYHRGYHPNLATSPPGQDRPQSYDVYKEGSRRSWAGGEASGQPREPSLLLQYRESGLSSSGYELSQYIRDGADHCDTAFSESWSPAQGGGPSVSSLLAPPKFSLPHRAVCFGAGGQLVLVCPHSPAEGQRPLVKLHSLEVILHGTKEQEELQAFPGPLAREDLHKVDVMTFCQQKIATSCDLSTQRGRDSALLWKLLVLLCRQNGSMVGSDVAELLMQDRRHQEKYKRQNPMENPTSLAEDEWRQPGTLDLITGEVPPVVETQAQIVEKFTKLLYYGRKKDALLWAMRNQLWGHALFLSSKMDPRTYSWVLTGFTSTLATNDPLQTLFQLMSGRIPQVAQSCGDAKWGDWRPHLAVLLSNKVGDMELNHRAIITMGDSLAGRGAVEAAHFCYLMADIPFGYFGAKADRMALLGSSHRQAFAQFASTEAIQRMEIFEYCQQLRQPKSFLLPFQVYKLLYASRLADHGLPAQALNYCEHIATVLLGQDPASHPVLAQQLVKLAERLKLCDPLLLEMPEQDQALEPEWLLQLRAHCQHWETEDDLTPEVAPTQPELSWAAASTAGGEPNHELPPNDGYQQELWHQPVPPVPPQGPSPHQDVSIQPLAPAEVAVLGMGPATSPGGLSSEPSPQVVPPAGDAGEPQDAHEVQQHPSLPAEPQGLSTRARSVSESSTISQEEGSQLSSDSAPEEPAAEVTPGEDKSSGFRWFGWFRSKPTTEASSKATSAADCPTPEPQERMSPSPPDSAPAAGMSPSASPLPTSRNPVSIDMKGPWAMDSHKAGDQPGSNQPPLGTIPLFNPAEISQLTTARPSQPRLLSQRRYPNPL, encoded by the exons ATGGAGCCCTGGGCCCCCCTGAGGCCGCCCCTGCCTCGGCAGGGCCGCGCAGCCTGGGGCGAGAAGTGGGCTGTGTGGGCAGAGGGCCACCATGGGCCACCTCCCCGGTGGCCTGTCCTCCACGCGGGTCCCCCGCCTCGTCCCGGCTCCTGGGAGCAGGGCCACCCCCCCGGCAGGGACACGCGCCGCCCGGCATCCCGGGCAGAGAGCTACGAGAGCGGCCACCCCTTCAGGCCCTACTCCAG GCAAGGACATGAAGACCCCCACTGGCAGTACCCAGCGGCCGCCTACGGGGACAACCACGCTTACCAAAGCCACCAGTGGCAGCCTGTGGCCTGGCAGGGTGACAGAG ACGTGAGATACAGTGAACCCTACGGCAAGAGCAGCGCCTACCGGGACCAGCACTACCACAGGGGCTACCACCCCAACCTGGCCACCAGCCCACCCGGGCAGGACAG GCCCCAGAGCTACGACGTGTACAAGGAGGGCTCCAGGCGGTCGTGGGCAGGGGGGGAGGCCAGTGGCCAGCCCCGAGAG cccagcctgctcctgcagtaCCGCGAGTCGGGGCTCAGCTCCAGCGGCTACGAGCTCAGCCAGTACATCCGCGACGGAGCCGACCACTGCGACACCGCGTTTTCGGAGAGCTGGAGCCCAGCGCAGGGAG GGGGGCCTTCGGTGTCCAGCCTTCTGGCACCCCCCAAGTTCTCGCTGCCGCACAGGGCGGTGTGctttggggctggagggcagctggtgctggtgtgtccccacagccctgctgagggGCAGAGGCCCCTGGTCAAGCTGCACAGCCTGGAG GTAATCCTTCACGGCACgaaagagcaggaggagctgcaggcctTCCCAGGGCCACTGGCCAG GGAAGATCTGCACAAGGTGGATGTGATGACATTTTGCCAGCAGAAGATAGCCACAAGCTGTGATCTCTCAACACAAAGAGGCAGAGATTCAGCTCTTCTCTGGAAACTCCTGGTCCTCCTCTGCCGGCAGAACGGG TCCATGGTGGGCTCAGACGTGGCCGAGCTGCTGATGCAAGACCGCAGGCACCAGGAGAAGTACAAGAGGCAAAACCCCATGGAGAACCCAACCAGCCTGGCGGAGGATGAGTGGCGCCAGCCGGGGACACTGGACCTCATTACAGGAGAAGTCCCTCCCGTCGTGGAGACGCAGGCGCAGATAGTGGAGAAGTTCACCAAGCTCCTCTACTACGGCAGAAAGAAA GACGCCCTGCTCTGGGCCATGAGAAACCAGCTGTGGGGCCATGctctcttcctctccagcaAGATGGACCCGCGGACCTACAGCTGGGTGCTCACTGG GTTCACCAGCACACTGGCCACCAACGACCCGCTGCAGACCCTCTTCCAGCTCATGTCGGGAAGGATCCCACAGGTGGCACAG aGCTGCGGGGATGCCAAGTGGGGAGACTGGAGGccccacctggccgtgctgctgtcCAACAAGGTGGGAGACATGGAGCTGAACCACCGGGCCATCATCACCATGGGGGACAGCTTGG CTGGCCGGGGAGCCGTGGAAGCAGCTCACTTCTGCTACCTGATGGCAGATATTCCTTTCGGTTACTTCGGGGCGAAGGCAGACCGCATGGcgctgctgggcagcagccacCG GCAGGCATTTGCCCAGTTCGCCAGCACGGAGGCCATCCAGCGCATGGAAATCTTCGAGTATTGCCAGCAGCTGCGGCAGCCCAAATCCTTCCTGCTCCCCTTCCAG GTGTACAAGCTCCTCTATGCCTCTCGCCTGGCCGACCACGGGCTCCCAGCCCAGGCCCTGAACTACTGCGAGCACATCGCCACCGTGCTCCTGGGACAGGATCCGGCCAGCCACCCCGTCCTGGCCCAGCAGCTGGTGAAG ctggccGAGCGGCTGAAGCTCTGCGACccgctgctgctggagatgcCCGAACAGGACCAGGCGCTGGAGCCAgagtggctgctgcagctccgagcccactgccagcactgggag ACGGAGGACGACCTCACTCCAGAGGTAGCACCGACCCAGCCGGAGCTCTCCTGGGCTGCTGCGTCCACCGCAG GCGGAGAGCCCAACCATGAGCTACCCCCAAACGATGGCTaccagcaggagctgtggcaCCAGCCTGTCCCCCCTGTGCCACCACAGGGACCCAGTCCCCACCAGGATGTGTCCATCCAGCCCCTGGCACCTGCTGAAGTTGCAGTGCTGGGCATGGGACCGGCCACCTCTCCAGGAGGACTTTCCTCTGAGCCCTCTCCGCAGGTGGTGCCACCAGCAG gagatgctggagagccCCAAGACGCCCATGAGGTGCAGCAGCATCCGTCCCTGCCAGCAGAGCCA CAGGGGTTAAGCACGAGAGCTCGCTCAGTCTCGGAGAGCTCGACCATCTCCCAGGAGGAAGGCAGCCAGCTGTCCTCGGACAGCGCACCCGAGGAGCCAGCGGCGGAGGTGACGCCGGGTGAGGACAAG AGCTCTGGATTCAGGTGGTTTGGCTGGTTTCGGTCGAAGCCCACTACGGAAGCCTCTTCCAAAGCCACGTCTGCTGCAGACTGCCCCACACCAGAACCACAG GAACGGATGTCGCCATCCCCACCTGACTCTGCTCCTGCGGCTGGGATGAGTCCTTCAGCCTCCCCGTTGCCTACCTCCAGAAACCCCG TGTCCATTGACATGAAGGGCCCGTGGGCTATGGACAGTCACAAGGCCGGAGATCAG CCCGGCTCCAACCAACCACCGCTGGGGACAATCCCGCTTTTCAACCCTGCCGAGATCTCCCAG CTCACCACCGCCCGACCCAGCCAACCCAGGCTGCTCTCCCAGCGCCGCTACCCCAACCCTTTGTGA